From a single Brassica napus cultivar Da-Ae chromosome C9, Da-Ae, whole genome shotgun sequence genomic region:
- the LOC106438369 gene encoding mitochondrial fission protein ELM1: protein MRPILLPDPPTLSTGVPEIFEQGGSQNVVRRAVVIGNGFPGSENQCIGLARALGLAQNHLLYRVTRPKGGINEWLHWLPVGFHKKLDFILRHLYLYSRLMLGSKQSKYIASENGGSVGLSSILEADVKSIVSMARDTYEKDGPLVVIACGRDTVSIASSIRRLASENVFVVQIQHPRSHLNRFDMVITPRHDYYPLTLEAQDQVPRFMRAWITPREPPQDHVVLTAGALHGIDYATLRKSASAWHDEFAALPKPLVVVNVGWPRRNCRYGANLAKQLTDALLSVLDSCGSVRIALSYRTPEKVSRVIFKELGDNPKVFIWNGQEPNPYMGHLAWGDAFVVTADSVSLISEACSTGKPVYVIGADHCKWKIADFHKSLRERGVVRPFTGFEDMSESWSYPPLNDTAEAAMRVRSALAARGWSLRS, encoded by the exons ATGAGGCCAATCCTGTTGCCGGATCCACCCACTCTATCTACCGGCGTGCCCGAGATTTTCGAGCAAGGCGGCTCCCAGAACGTCGTCAGACGCGCCGTCGTTATCGGAAACGGCTTCCCTGGCTCCGAGAATCAGTGTATCGGTCTCGCTCGCGCCCTCGGCTTGGCGCAAAATCACCTCCTCTAC CGAGTTACAAGGCCGAAAGGAGGGATCAATGAGTGGCTACACTGGCTCCCTGTTGGTTTTCACAAGAAGTTGGACTTTATCCTCAGGCATCTCTACCTCTACTCCAGGTTGATGCTTGGTTCCAAACAAAGTAAATACATCGCGTCTGAGAATGGTGGGAGTGTTGGCTTGTCCTCTATTCTAGAGGCTGACGTCAAGAGTATTGTCTCCATGGCTCGTGACACCTATGAAAA GGATGGCCCGTTAGTAGTGATTGCATGTGGGAGAGATACAGTTTCTATTGCTAGCTCCATAAGGCGTCTGGCTTCTGAAAACGTCTTCGTTGTTCAG ATACAACATCCTAGATCACACTTAAATAGGTTTGACATGGTGATCACACCTCGTCACGACTACTATCCTCTAACCCTCGAAGCGCAAGATCAAGTTCCTAGGTTTATGCGTGCTTGGATTACTCCACGTGAACCACCTCAGGATCATGTT GTCTTGACTGCTGGAGCTCTCCACGGGATCGATTACGCCACACTCCGTAAATCAGCTAGTGCCTGGCATGATGAGTTTGCTGCTCTTCCAAAGCCCTTAGTTGTGGTTAACGTTGGCTGGCCTAGAC GTAACTGCCGTTATGGCGCAAACCTCGCAAAGCAGTTAACAGACGCCCTTCTCAGTGTCCTTGATAGCTGTGGAAGTGTCAGAATCGCCCTCTCGTACAGAACCCCTGAAAAG GTTTCAAGAGTAATTTTCAAAGAGCTAGGAGATAACCCAAAAGTCTTCATTTGGAATGGCCAAG AACCAAATCCTTACATGGGACATTTAGCTTGGGGTGATGCATTTGTAGTGACAGCAGATTCTGTCAGTCTCATAAGTGAAGCCTGCAGCACCGG GAAACCAGTGTATGTTATAGGAGCCGATCACTGTAAATGGAAGATTGCAGATTTCCACAAGTCTTTGAGGGAACGAGGAGTCGTTCGCCCATTTACAGGTTTCGAAGAC aTGTCGGAAAGTTGGAGTTATCCGCCATTGAATGACACAGCAGAAGCAGCTATGAGAGTACGGAGTGCATTAGCTGCACGTGGATGGAGTCTACGCTCTTGA
- the LOC106438367 gene encoding ruvB-like protein 1, whose protein sequence is MEKVKIEEIQSTAKKQRIATHTHIKGLGLEPTGIPIPLAAGFVGQLEAREAAGLVVDMIKQKKMAGKALLLAGPPGTGKTALALGISQELGSKVPFCPMVGSEVYSSEVKKTEVLMENFRRAIGLRIKETKDVYEGEVTELSPEETESLTGGYGKSISHVIIGLKTVKGTKQLKLDPTIYDALIKEKVAVGDVIYIEANSGAVKRVGRSDAFATEFDLEAEEYVPLPKGEVHKKKEIVQDVTLQDLDAANARPQGGQDILSLMGQMMKPRKTEITDKLRQEINKVVNRYIDEGVAELVPGVLFIDEVHMLDMECFSYLNRALESSLSPIVIFATNRGVCNVRGTDMPSPHGVPIDLLDRLVIIRTQIYNPSEMIQIIAIRAQVEELTVDEECLVVLGDIGQRTSLRHAVQLLSPASIVAKMNGRDNICKADIEEVTSLYLDAKSSAKLLHEQQEKYIS, encoded by the exons ATGGAGAAAGTAAAGATCGAGGAGATTCAGTCCACCGCGAAGAAACAGCGGATTGCCACTCACACTCACATCAAGGGTCTTGGCCTCGAG CCAACCGGAATCCCTATACCATTAGCGGCTGGATTCGTGGGTCAACTTGAGGCTAGAGAGGCAGCTGGTCTTGTAGTGGACATGATCAAGCAGAAGAAAATGGCTGGCAAGGCTCTTCTGCTCGCTGGACCTCCGGGGACAGGGAAAACAGCGTTGGCTCTTGGAATATCCCAAGAGCTGGGTAGTAAG GTTCCCTTCTGTCCAATGGTTGGATCTGAGGTTTACTCATCAGAGGTTAAGAAGACTGAGGTTCTCATGGAGAATTTTAGGCGTGCCATTGGGTTACGTATTAAGGAAACCAAAGACGTCTACGAAGGAGAG GTTACGGAGCTGTCCCCAGAAGAAACTGAAAGTCTTACCGGAGGTTACGGCAAAAGCATCAGTCATGTTATCATTGGACTCAAGACAGTCAAAGGAACCAAACAACTTAAGCTGGATCCCACTATCTACGATGCCTTGATTAAGGAGAAG GTAGCTGTAGGAGATGTTATATACATTGAAGCAAACAGTGGAGCTGTAAAGCGGGTGGGTAGAAGTGATGCTTTTGCCACTGAGTTCGATCTGGAAGCAGAAGAATATGTTCCACTTCCCAAAGGAGAGGTTcacaaaaagaaagagatagTGCAG GATGTGACGCTTCAAGATCTGGACGCAGCAAATGCTCGACCTCAAGGCGGGCAGGATATACTTTCTTTGATGGGCCAAATGATGAAACCCCGGAAGACTGAGATCACTGATAAGCTGCGCCAAGAAATTAACAAG GTGGTGAACCGTTATATAGATGAAGGTGTTGCAGAGCTTGTTCCCGGAGTTCTATTTATCGACGAG GTTCATATGCTTGATATGGAGTGCTTTTCTTACTTAAACCGTGCTCTTGAGAGCTCGCTATCTCCAATAGTAATATTCGCAACAAACAGAGGAGTTTGCAACGTAAG AGGGACTGATATGCCGAGTCCCCATGGAGTCCCTATTGACTTGTTGGATCGGTTGGTCATAATCAGGACCCAAATCTATAACCCTTCTGAAATGATACAG ATTATAGCTATCCGTGCGCAAGTAGAAGAGCTAACAGTGGATGAGGAATGCTTGGTCGTACTTGGGGACATTGGGCAAAGAACATCCTTAAG GCACGCAGTTCAGCTTCTGTCTCCTGCCAGCATCGTAGCGAAAATGAATGGACGTGACAACATTTGCAAG GCTGATATAGAGGAAGTAACATCACTCTACCTTGACGCCAAATCATCAGCAAAGCTTTTGCACGAGCAGCAAGAGAAATACATCTCATGA